A part of Flavobacteriaceae bacterium GSB9 genomic DNA contains:
- a CDS encoding glycoside hydrolase family 3 C-terminal domain-containing protein, with translation MKKITIAIVFVLSVCQLGFAQKYSYQDVNLPVEDRLKDLLSRMSLEEKVRQMDMYKGEHFKDGEDFSKAKTKAKIGDLGVGAIHDIYPRSAKMINDLQKNVIKNNRWGIPALIMCEMLHGYLDEGSTAFPMNIGLGATWDKALMEKVGRVIGSEARAHGMHFGLGPVLGIGREPRWGRVAETFGEDTYLAGELGLAMVKGMQGDTLASDQSIIAEPKHFAVHSYPQAGGNSSPVIVGERTAREDFLPTFEKAYKQGGALGAMCAYSELDGIPCAANHWLLTNVLRDEWNFKGIVVSDLGAIKYIQTTHYVADSPKESIRQAVSAGVDMQFYDFSNEFWQKTIIDLVNEGELTMENIDRAAGGVLRLKFLLGLFENPYTEKGLIKARFHSKENQEVALESGRKSISLLKNQNKLLPLSKDLSTIAVIGPNANASRLGGYSVKNKVATTVLEGIKQVAGSNIDILYDEGVPLIVKGQIIPSKYLFTPDGNQNGLKGEYFNNRNVEGEPALTRIDQQLQFDWPWNPGEGVNDDDFSIRWTGYIQSDTSFDGWLGLSSDDGVRMWIDDQLVIDNWTKGATSIVTTPKNIEAGKKYKVRIEMWEGGWGARAHFRWNLEKINLQPAIDIAKKADVAVVVLGESRELVEENRDVATLNLHGMQQELIEAIKNTGTPVVCVLLNGRPLSVNWINDNVPAILEAWFPGEAGGRAVADVLFGDYNPGGRLPITFPKSVGQLPIYYNQKPSAIHRYVSESENPLYTFGYGLSYTTFEYSNLKLSSDIIHIDGKIIISVDVKNTGDYDGDEVVQLYINDIYSSVTTPHKTLKGFERIFIKQGETKQVKFELSPAELAIWNRDMQRVVEPGDFQVMVGGNSVDLVKATFKVVN, from the coding sequence ATGAAAAAGATAACCATAGCAATTGTATTTGTTTTGAGTGTATGCCAATTGGGATTTGCTCAAAAGTATTCGTATCAAGATGTAAACTTGCCTGTAGAAGACCGCTTGAAGGATTTGTTAAGCCGAATGAGCTTGGAAGAAAAAGTCCGTCAAATGGATATGTACAAAGGTGAACATTTTAAGGATGGTGAAGACTTCTCTAAAGCCAAAACCAAAGCCAAAATTGGAGATTTGGGTGTGGGGGCTATCCATGATATTTATCCCCGTTCAGCAAAAATGATTAATGACCTTCAAAAGAATGTTATAAAAAACAACCGTTGGGGTATTCCCGCACTTATCATGTGCGAAATGCTACATGGATATTTAGACGAAGGGAGTACGGCGTTTCCCATGAATATTGGTTTAGGCGCTACCTGGGACAAAGCGCTTATGGAAAAAGTGGGGCGTGTTATAGGCAGCGAAGCGAGAGCCCATGGCATGCATTTTGGCTTGGGGCCTGTTTTGGGCATTGGCCGCGAACCACGTTGGGGCCGGGTCGCAGAAACCTTTGGGGAAGATACCTATTTGGCAGGCGAACTGGGTTTGGCTATGGTAAAAGGTATGCAGGGCGATACCTTGGCTTCAGACCAATCTATAATTGCAGAACCGAAACATTTTGCAGTACATAGCTATCCACAGGCAGGAGGAAATTCTTCACCTGTAATTGTAGGCGAACGAACTGCCCGTGAAGATTTTTTGCCCACTTTCGAGAAAGCTTATAAACAAGGCGGTGCGCTTGGAGCGATGTGCGCCTATTCTGAGTTAGATGGTATTCCCTGTGCTGCAAACCACTGGTTGTTAACCAATGTTTTAAGAGATGAATGGAATTTTAAAGGGATTGTTGTTTCTGATCTGGGAGCAATAAAATACATACAAACTACGCACTACGTAGCCGATTCGCCCAAAGAAAGCATTCGACAGGCTGTTTCTGCTGGTGTTGATATGCAGTTTTACGATTTTTCAAATGAGTTTTGGCAAAAAACGATTATTGATCTTGTAAATGAAGGTGAATTGACGATGGAAAATATTGACCGTGCTGCAGGAGGTGTTTTAAGATTGAAGTTCTTGTTGGGGCTATTTGAAAATCCATATACTGAAAAAGGCTTGATTAAAGCGCGTTTTCATTCAAAAGAAAACCAGGAAGTTGCGCTAGAATCAGGACGTAAATCTATCAGTTTACTAAAAAATCAAAATAAACTCTTGCCTTTAAGTAAAGATTTAAGCACCATTGCGGTTATTGGTCCTAATGCCAATGCATCTCGGCTAGGAGGGTATTCCGTTAAAAATAAAGTGGCTACTACTGTTCTTGAAGGCATTAAACAAGTGGCTGGAAGTAATATCGATATTCTTTATGATGAAGGTGTGCCGTTGATTGTAAAAGGACAAATTATCCCTTCTAAATATTTATTTACGCCAGATGGAAATCAAAACGGATTAAAAGGAGAATATTTTAATAACAGAAATGTTGAAGGTGAGCCTGCTTTAACTCGAATAGACCAACAATTACAGTTTGATTGGCCATGGAATCCCGGGGAAGGTGTTAACGATGATGATTTTTCAATCCGATGGACAGGATATATCCAATCAGACACATCCTTTGATGGCTGGCTAGGCTTAAGTTCGGATGATGGTGTGAGAATGTGGATTGACGATCAGTTAGTTATTGATAACTGGACAAAAGGTGCTACAAGTATAGTTACTACACCTAAAAATATTGAAGCCGGTAAAAAGTATAAAGTCCGCATAGAGATGTGGGAAGGTGGCTGGGGTGCCCGTGCACATTTCCGTTGGAATCTTGAAAAAATTAACCTGCAACCAGCAATTGATATAGCTAAAAAGGCCGATGTTGCAGTGGTTGTTCTGGGGGAGTCACGAGAACTGGTTGAAGAAAACAGAGATGTGGCAACTTTAAATTTACATGGCATGCAGCAAGAATTAATCGAGGCCATTAAAAATACGGGCACTCCCGTGGTTTGTGTGCTTTTAAATGGTCGTCCACTTTCAGTAAACTGGATAAATGATAACGTACCTGCTATTTTAGAGGCATGGTTTCCCGGAGAAGCCGGAGGTAGGGCTGTGGCCGATGTTCTGTTTGGCGATTATAACCCGGGAGGAAGATTGCCTATCACATTTCCAAAATCTGTTGGGCAATTGCCTATTTACTACAATCAAAAACCTTCGGCGATCCACAGGTATGTTAGTGAAAGCGAGAACCCTTTGTATACGTTTGGTTATGGTTTAAGCTATACCACTTTCGAGTATTCAAACCTAAAATTAAGTTCAGATATAATACATATAGATGGTAAAATTATCATATCTGTAGACGTTAAAAACACAGGAGATTATGATGGCGATGAAGTAGTTCAGCTATATATAAATGATATATACAGCAGTGTAACCACACCACATAAGACTCTAAAAGGGTTCGAAAGAATTTTTATAAAACAAGGAGAAACCAAACAAGTAAAATTTGAATTATCACCCGCAGAACTAGCGATATGGAATCGAGATATGCAGCGTGTCGTTGAACCTGGCGATTTTCAGGTTATGGTGGGTGGTAATTCGGTAGACTTGGTAAAAGCAACATTTAAGGTGGTCAATTAA
- a CDS encoding glycoside hydrolase family 20 protein: MKIIKCLLFLSVMVGCSSPKKERMFTEDDIQIIPEPLEVKLGKGIFEFSGQTTFVVSNEEENFLGNLLISKLKTAAGFQSVISKERPKTNFIAFKTIDSLPKEAYVLEVSENKIYISANSQSGFLYGLETVRQLLPVEIESQTKIDNVDWVVPVVTIIDKPRFKHRGLMLDISRHFFDKAYILKTIDRLAMHKMNVLHLHLQDDQGWRIEIKKYPKLTEVGAWRVNQEDSEWNARRTNSPDEKGTYGGYLTQEELKDIVAYAKSKSIEVIPEIEMPAHVSSAIAAYPELSCFGRPIAVPSGGVWPITDIYCPGKENTFHFLEDVLTEVMAIFPSKYIHIGGDEATKTNWKICPHCKKRIKEEGLSSVDELQSYMIKRIEKFVNSKGRKIIGWDEILEGGLAPDATVMSWRGTEGGKEAAQQGHDVIMTPESYCYINFYQGPQDSEPAAFNANLPLNKVYQFDPIVEGMSKEEADHVLGGQANLWSEYITTNQDSEYMIFPRLAAMAEVLWSKKASRNWEDFSNRLEAQFKRYDYLGINYAKSAYLVTATTTADIKSNTVKLTLQNEFPNPDIRYVFGDEQLSEHSKRYKDTLTIKTSTVIKASLFKEGMPVGETFVDTILFHKASASNISFKYPYHQKYQADGKQGLVNSIRGSKDFHDGQWQAWIGNNMEVIIDLGSLKTVSQVTVGTLENQGAGIYFPSSIQVFVSKDGVSFTEVGRVEQEQSKSTGAALKDFNISFKTIETRFLKVIAIPLKKGLKGADTFLFVDEILVN, encoded by the coding sequence ATGAAGATAATTAAGTGCTTATTGTTTTTATCTGTAATGGTAGGCTGCTCTTCACCAAAGAAGGAGCGCATGTTTACTGAAGACGATATTCAAATCATTCCAGAACCATTAGAGGTTAAGTTGGGTAAAGGAATTTTCGAATTTTCAGGCCAAACCACTTTTGTCGTGAGCAATGAAGAAGAAAATTTTTTGGGTAACCTGCTAATTTCAAAACTTAAAACGGCAGCAGGTTTTCAGTCCGTTATTTCCAAAGAGCGGCCTAAAACTAATTTTATAGCCTTTAAAACGATTGATAGCCTGCCAAAAGAAGCATACGTATTAGAGGTTTCGGAAAATAAGATTTACATATCGGCCAACAGCCAATCAGGATTTTTATATGGATTAGAAACAGTACGTCAATTGTTGCCCGTTGAAATTGAAAGCCAAACAAAAATCGATAATGTAGATTGGGTAGTTCCAGTGGTTACCATAATCGATAAGCCACGCTTTAAGCATCGCGGATTAATGCTTGACATATCGCGACATTTTTTTGACAAAGCGTATATTTTAAAAACGATAGACCGTTTGGCTATGCACAAAATGAATGTGCTGCACTTACACTTACAAGACGATCAAGGTTGGCGTATCGAAATAAAAAAGTATCCCAAATTAACCGAGGTTGGTGCGTGGCGTGTAAACCAAGAGGATTCAGAGTGGAATGCCCGAAGAACTAATAGTCCAGACGAAAAGGGAACTTATGGTGGTTATTTAACACAGGAAGAATTAAAAGACATTGTAGCCTATGCCAAGTCTAAAAGCATTGAGGTCATTCCAGAAATTGAAATGCCGGCCCATGTAAGCTCTGCTATTGCAGCTTATCCAGAACTGTCCTGTTTTGGCAGGCCCATAGCCGTTCCGTCGGGAGGAGTGTGGCCCATAACAGATATATATTGCCCCGGAAAAGAAAATACATTTCATTTTTTGGAAGATGTACTAACTGAAGTCATGGCTATTTTTCCATCAAAATATATTCATATCGGAGGTGATGAAGCCACTAAAACCAATTGGAAGATTTGCCCACACTGTAAAAAAAGAATTAAGGAAGAAGGTTTAAGTAGTGTTGATGAACTACAGAGCTATATGATTAAAAGAATAGAAAAGTTCGTCAATTCTAAAGGAAGAAAGATAATTGGATGGGACGAAATTTTAGAGGGAGGTTTAGCTCCTGATGCTACCGTAATGAGTTGGAGAGGTACTGAAGGTGGAAAGGAAGCAGCACAACAGGGGCACGATGTAATCATGACACCAGAGAGCTATTGTTATATTAATTTTTATCAAGGGCCGCAAGACAGCGAACCTGCGGCGTTCAATGCTAATTTGCCATTAAATAAGGTATATCAATTTGACCCTATAGTTGAAGGGATGAGTAAAGAGGAAGCTGATCATGTTTTGGGAGGGCAGGCAAATTTATGGTCAGAGTATATTACGACTAACCAAGACTCAGAGTATATGATTTTTCCAAGGCTGGCAGCTATGGCAGAAGTTTTATGGAGTAAAAAAGCCTCACGCAATTGGGAAGATTTTTCAAATCGATTAGAAGCACAGTTTAAGCGTTACGACTATTTGGGGATAAACTATGCCAAAAGTGCTTATCTGGTAACAGCGACGACCACAGCAGATATTAAGAGCAATACTGTTAAATTAACTTTGCAAAATGAATTCCCCAACCCAGATATTCGCTATGTTTTTGGAGATGAACAACTAAGTGAACATTCTAAACGCTATAAAGACACCTTAACCATAAAGACATCTACGGTGATAAAAGCATCTTTATTTAAAGAAGGTATGCCCGTAGGTGAAACTTTTGTAGACACTATTTTATTTCATAAAGCTTCTGCGAGTAACATAAGCTTTAAGTATCCGTACCATCAGAAATATCAAGCTGATGGCAAGCAGGGGCTGGTAAATTCAATTAGAGGTTCTAAAGATTTCCATGATGGACAATGGCAGGCTTGGATTGGTAATAACATGGAAGTAATTATTGATTTGGGCTCATTGAAAACCGTAAGTCAAGTTACTGTAGGCACTTTGGAAAACCAAGGTGCAGGCATTTATTTTCCATCTTCTATACAGGTTTTTGTATCTAAAGACGGTGTAAGCTTTACTGAAGTTGGCCGTGTTGAACAGGAGCAGTCAAAAAGTACAGGAGCAGCGTTAAAAGATTTTAACATTTCATTTAAAACAATAGAAACAAGATTTTTAAAGGTGATAGCCATACCTTTAAAAAAAGGACTTAAAGGAGCGGACACCTTTTTGTTTGTCGATGAAATTTTGGTGAATTAG
- a CDS encoding GH92 family glycosyl hydrolase produces the protein MVIVFLCFNVQAQAPVDFVNPFIGTSNYGATFPGPIAPRGMASISPFNVAGSQNLPLEKDSRWLSTPYVYENTFLTGFSQVNLSGVGCPDLGVILLMPTTGQLETNHLKYGSTYSNEIAKAGYYSSVLDRYKIKTEFTASTRVGVNKFTFPEGKSNVLLNLGLGLTNEQGAMVKIVSSTEIEGMRSVGSFCYNSPEDAYPVYFVAKFSKPADKFGVWKTPATYKGVEAQWMTYNGKTRLMKNSKKMVVGDSIGAYFSYNFEKTETVEVKVGISYVSIDNARENLEKETANKSFDDVYEGTYNAWDAQLSKVLVEGGSKEDKTIFYTALYHTLIHPNILNDFNGQYPKIKTNKIGQTNDTRYTVFSLWDTYRNLHQLMSLVYPKQQSNMVKSMLDMYDENGWLPKWELNSTETFTMVGDPASIVITDTYLKNIQDFDVGKAYEAMLKSADKLEDNPLRNGLQDYIEKGYVTTNEKGPVSTTQEYNVADYAISLLAKELGYKKDYKRFKKRSVTYRNLFDKELRLLRPRNSDGSFYEPFNPNSGANFEENVGFIEGNAWQYTFMVSHDVKGLIKLMGGQKSFSDQLRKVFDSNQFDMANEPDIAYPYLFNYLKGEEETAQKLVKKLVRKHFTNKPDGLPGNDDTGTMSAWLVYSMMGIYPINPGAPVYTITAPMFDKITIKLDLEYYKNENLVIKRQLNQDGNIKEIKLNGNSHDSFFISHDELVNGNTLEIIQE, from the coding sequence ATGGTTATTGTGTTTTTATGCTTTAATGTACAAGCGCAAGCTCCCGTTGATTTTGTAAACCCGTTTATTGGAACATCTAATTACGGGGCTACATTTCCAGGACCGATAGCACCTAGAGGCATGGCAAGTATTAGTCCGTTCAATGTTGCTGGTTCTCAAAACTTGCCACTTGAAAAAGACAGCCGGTGGCTGTCTACACCTTATGTTTATGAGAATACATTTCTAACAGGGTTCTCACAGGTAAATTTAAGTGGTGTAGGTTGTCCGGACTTAGGCGTTATTTTGCTTATGCCAACAACGGGTCAGTTAGAAACCAATCATCTTAAATACGGTTCTACATATTCGAATGAAATTGCAAAAGCAGGCTATTACAGTTCTGTATTGGATAGATATAAAATAAAGACTGAGTTTACGGCATCAACACGTGTTGGTGTCAACAAGTTTACGTTTCCTGAGGGAAAGTCGAATGTGTTGCTTAATTTAGGTTTAGGGCTTACCAATGAGCAGGGAGCTATGGTAAAAATCGTGTCTTCAACCGAAATTGAAGGGATGCGCAGTGTAGGTTCGTTTTGTTATAACAGTCCGGAGGATGCCTATCCGGTTTATTTTGTTGCTAAGTTCTCTAAGCCTGCCGATAAGTTTGGTGTATGGAAAACTCCGGCAACGTATAAGGGTGTCGAAGCCCAATGGATGACATACAACGGTAAAACCCGGCTAATGAAAAACTCAAAAAAAATGGTGGTAGGCGATAGTATTGGTGCCTATTTCAGTTACAATTTTGAGAAAACAGAAACGGTAGAGGTTAAAGTCGGTATATCGTACGTAAGCATTGATAATGCTCGGGAAAATTTAGAAAAAGAGACAGCAAATAAATCTTTTGACGATGTTTATGAAGGGACATATAATGCTTGGGATGCACAGTTGTCCAAGGTTTTAGTTGAAGGTGGGTCCAAGGAAGATAAAACTATTTTTTATACGGCTTTATACCATACATTGATTCATCCAAATATCTTGAACGATTTTAACGGGCAATATCCTAAAATTAAAACCAATAAAATAGGGCAAACAAACGATACGAGATACACGGTGTTTTCACTTTGGGATACCTATAGAAACCTACATCAACTCATGTCTTTGGTATATCCAAAACAGCAATCTAACATGGTAAAAAGTATGTTGGATATGTACGATGAGAACGGATGGTTGCCTAAATGGGAATTGAATTCCACCGAAACATTCACTATGGTTGGCGATCCTGCAAGTATTGTGATTACAGATACCTACTTAAAAAATATACAAGATTTTGATGTCGGTAAAGCCTATGAGGCAATGTTGAAAAGCGCCGATAAATTAGAAGATAACCCGCTACGAAACGGCCTTCAAGATTATATTGAAAAAGGGTATGTTACTACCAATGAAAAAGGGCCTGTTTCAACGACGCAGGAATATAATGTGGCCGACTATGCCATTTCACTTTTAGCTAAAGAGTTGGGTTATAAAAAAGATTACAAAAGGTTTAAAAAACGATCGGTTACTTATAGAAATTTATTCGATAAAGAACTCAGACTACTTCGCCCAAGAAACAGTGATGGAAGTTTTTATGAGCCTTTTAATCCTAATTCCGGAGCTAATTTTGAAGAAAATGTAGGGTTTATAGAGGGTAATGCTTGGCAATATACCTTTATGGTTTCCCATGATGTTAAAGGCTTGATAAAATTAATGGGGGGACAAAAAAGCTTTAGTGATCAATTGCGCAAAGTGTTTGATAGCAACCAGTTCGATATGGCAAACGAACCCGATATCGCTTATCCTTATTTATTTAACTATTTAAAAGGCGAAGAAGAAACGGCGCAAAAGTTGGTTAAAAAATTGGTTCGAAAACATTTTACCAACAAACCAGATGGCTTGCCGGGCAATGACGATACTGGAACCATGTCTGCTTGGCTTGTATATTCCATGATGGGAATTTATCCAATAAATCCAGGGGCGCCTGTTTACACCATAACCGCTCCAATGTTCGATAAGATTACTATAAAACTCGATTTAGAATATTATAAAAATGAAAATCTCGTGATAAAACGTCAGTTAAATCAAGATGGCAATATTAAGGAAATCAAATTAAATGGGAACTCTCATGATAGTTTCTTTATATCGCATGATGAGCTGGTCAACGGAAACACCTTAGAGATTATTCAAGAGTAA
- a CDS encoding alpha-L-fucosidase has translation MKKRLAIVAILLSVKMFSQAIYEDERYIPETDPLVLEKLDKWQDLKFGLLMHWGTYSQWGIVESWSLCPEDYGWCERTKGSNPENYNQYVKDYEALKKTFNPTKFNPEKWAKAAKYAGMKYMVFTTKHHDGFNMFDTKYSDYKVTDEDCAFSSNPKSNITKEVFDAFRKEDLWIGAYFSKPDWHHENYWDPYFPPLDRNVNYDPLAYPEKWQKYVDFTHNQILELLTDYGNVDILWLDGGWVQKLEPETVQKNYVAKFKENESGNGFIKHRVVDQDVKMDALVEKARKKQPGLIVVDRAVHSKNQNYLTPENRVPEKTLPYPWESCITSGGGWSYTPDAKYLTGREGIHMLVDVVAKGGNLLLNVAPSAEGEWQAGAYKLLNEYGAWLDVNGEAIYNTKPIAPYKENNICMTQNKEGNVFLVYLAKDGETKIPSEIIVKSVQPKKGAKITMLGAKTKLKWEKLDEGFKVSIPENLINDLPCKEAWALKINKVIK, from the coding sequence ATGAAAAAAAGATTAGCAATTGTTGCCATACTGCTTTCGGTTAAAATGTTTTCTCAAGCGATTTACGAAGACGAAAGGTATATACCTGAAACAGACCCTTTGGTATTAGAAAAGTTAGATAAATGGCAAGACTTAAAGTTCGGGCTTTTAATGCATTGGGGTACTTATAGCCAATGGGGTATTGTAGAATCGTGGTCGCTGTGCCCTGAAGATTATGGCTGGTGTGAACGAACAAAGGGCAGTAATCCAGAAAATTACAATCAATATGTGAAAGATTATGAAGCCCTAAAGAAGACCTTTAACCCAACAAAATTTAATCCAGAGAAGTGGGCCAAGGCTGCTAAATATGCAGGTATGAAGTACATGGTTTTTACCACCAAGCACCACGATGGTTTTAATATGTTTGATACAAAATACAGCGATTACAAAGTAACCGATGAAGATTGTGCGTTCAGCTCAAACCCAAAATCGAACATAACAAAGGAAGTTTTTGATGCTTTTAGAAAAGAGGACCTTTGGATTGGGGCTTATTTTTCTAAACCAGATTGGCATCACGAAAATTATTGGGACCCTTATTTTCCGCCATTGGACAGGAATGTAAATTACGATCCGCTAGCATATCCAGAAAAGTGGCAGAAGTATGTCGATTTCACCCATAATCAGATATTGGAGCTACTTACAGACTATGGAAATGTAGATATATTATGGCTTGACGGGGGTTGGGTTCAAAAATTAGAGCCAGAGACTGTGCAGAAAAATTATGTCGCTAAATTCAAAGAAAATGAATCGGGTAACGGATTTATAAAGCACCGCGTTGTAGATCAGGATGTGAAAATGGATGCGTTGGTTGAAAAAGCAAGAAAAAAACAACCAGGTTTAATTGTAGTCGATAGGGCTGTGCACAGTAAGAACCAAAATTATTTAACACCAGAAAATCGCGTTCCTGAGAAAACATTGCCCTACCCATGGGAGTCGTGTATTACTTCAGGTGGAGGCTGGTCTTATACTCCAGATGCTAAATATTTAACGGGCAGGGAAGGTATCCATATGTTGGTTGATGTTGTGGCCAAAGGAGGAAACTTGCTGTTAAATGTGGCTCCCAGTGCAGAAGGAGAGTGGCAGGCAGGGGCGTATAAATTACTTAACGAGTACGGTGCTTGGTTGGATGTAAATGGAGAGGCTATTTATAATACGAAGCCTATTGCTCCCTACAAAGAAAACAACATTTGTATGACGCAAAATAAGGAAGGCAATGTGTTTCTTGTGTATTTGGCAAAAGATGGAGAAACCAAAATACCTTCCGAAATTATTGTAAAATCAGTCCAACCTAAAAAGGGGGCTAAAATCACAATGCTTGGAGCTAAAACAAAATTAAAATGGGAAAAGCTTGATGAAGGCTTTAAGGTCTCTATTCCAGAAAATTTAATAAATGATTTGCCTTGTAAAGAGGCATGGGCTTTAAAGATAAACAAAGTAATTAAGTAA